In a single window of the Jaculus jaculus isolate mJacJac1 chromosome 9, mJacJac1.mat.Y.cur, whole genome shotgun sequence genome:
- the Krt12 gene encoding keratin, type I cytoskeletal 12: protein MSLPAHTSGLCRRLSSQNGVAGGPRGFSASSIGSGYLGSALGFKAGYGGGFSTASMFGGGSGSSLAGLGTGYGGSLGGGFGGLGMGLGAGSGGGSLSLLAGSDGGLVSGSEKATMKNLNDRLASYLDKVRALEEANAELENKIRDWYEARGTGSVDSGSQSDYSKYYPVIEELRNKIISASIGNAQLILQIDNARLAADDFRMKYENELALRQTVEADINGLRRVLDELTLTRADLEMQIEGLKEDLAYMKKNHEEELQSFQAGGPGDINVEMDAAPGVDLTRLLNDMRSQYEAMAEQNRKDAEAWFLEKSGELRKEISVNTEQLQSSKSEVSELRRALQNLEIELQAQLAMKKSLEDTLAETEGGYCGQLSQVQQLIGSVEEQLQQVRADAERQNADHQRLLDAKARLELEIDTYRRLLDGEMQGDGFDDSLFVTASKSAAPSVDSSSDPSKTRKIKTIVQEVVNGEVVSSKVQEVEELM, encoded by the exons ATGTCACTACCAGCGCACACCTCTGGGCTGTGTCGGCGGCTGTCCTCGCAGAACGGGGTGGCAGGGGGTCCTCGGGGCTTCTCTGCCTCGAGCATTGGGAGTGGCTATTTGGGGAGCGCTTTGGGCTTCAAGGCTGGCTATGGGGGAGGCTTTTCTACTGCGTCCATGTTTGGTGGTGGCTCTGGATCTTCCTTGGCAGGGCTGGGCACTGGTTATGGAGGATCTCTGGGAGGTGGCTTTGGAGGGCTGGGGATGGGCTTGGGGGCAGGCTCGGGAGGGGGCTCTCTGAGTCTCCTCGCTGGCAGCGATGGGGGCCTCGTGTCAGGATCAGAGAAAGCAACCATGAAAAATCTGAACGACCGACTAGCTTCCTACCTTGATAAGGTCCGAGCTCTGGAAGAGGCGAACGCGGAGCTAGAGAACAAAATTCGGGACTGGTATGAAGCGCGAGGGACTGGGTCTGTGGACTCGGGCTCGCAGAGCGACTACAGTAAATATTACCCAGTGATTGAAGAGCTCAGGAATAAG ATCATTTCTGCCAGCATCGGAAACGCCCAGCTCATCCTGCAGATCGACAATGCGAGGCTGGCTGCCGACGACTTCAGGATGAA GTATGAGAATGAGTTGGCTCTGCGTCAGACAGTGGAGGCCGACATCAATGGCCTGCGAAGGGTGCTGGATGAACTGACCCTGACCAGAGCTGACCTGGAGATGCAGATTGAAGGTCTAAAGGAAGACCTGGCCTACATGAAGAAGAACCATGAGGAg GAGCTCCAAAGCTTCCAGGCAGGTGGACCAGGTGACATCAACGTAGAAATGGATGCTGCTCCCGGAGTGGACCTCACCAGGCTCCTCAACGACATGAGGTCACAGTATGAGGCCATGGCTGAGCAGAATCGGAAGGACGCAGAAGCCTGGTTCCTGGAAAag AGCGGGGAGCTCAGGAAGGAGATCAGCGTCAACACGGAGCAGCTGCAGTCCAGCAAGAGCGAGGTCAGCGAGCTGAGGCGCGCCCTGCAGAACCTGGAGATCGAGCTCCAGGCCCAGCTCGCCATG AAAAAGTCCCTGGAGGACACGCTGGCGGAAACCGAGGGCGGTTACTGCGGGCAGCTGTCCCAAGTGCAGCAGCTCATTGGCAGCGTGGAGGAGCAGCTGCAGCAGGTCCGCGCCGACGCCGAGCGCCAGAACGCCGACCACCAGCGGCTGCTGGACGCCAAGGCCCGCCTGGAGCTGGAGATCGACACCTACCGCCGTCTGCTGGACGGGGAAATGCAAGG TGATGGTTTCGATGACAGTTTATTCGTGACAGCCTCCAAGTCTGCAGCACCATCAGTTGATTCCTCTTCAG accCAAGTAAAACCCGAAAAATCAAGACGATTGTGCAGGAGGTGGTGAATGGTGAGGTGGTCTCATCCAAAGTTCAGGAAGTTGAAGAATTAATGTAA